From Streptomyces chrestomyceticus JCM 4735, one genomic window encodes:
- a CDS encoding cytochrome P450 has product MPHEPTPAGTPAEGANAEELPVLPTDRRTGCPFDPPAELTALSDEPLRRLRYVDGHTGWLVTGHAAARAVLSDPRFSARYELLHLPLPMPGMEAGAEMVPAPVGDFLGLDAPEHTRFRRLLTGKFTVRRMRQLAERVEQFTDECLDAMEQSGPTVDLVETFARPIPALVICELLGVPYADRDRFQGHVATLFDQAADVTAKGEAFEAVGRFMGELVAAKRAEPTDDLLSDLTTSDLTEEELIGVGGVLLAAGLDTTANMLGLGTFALLSNPDQLSALSADPGLAEQTVEELLRYLSVADPILRSALEDVEVEGRLIKAGETVTVSVQAANRDPGKFPGPDRLDIHRKATGHLAFGHGAHQCLGQQLARVEMAVAFPALLARFPTLRLAVPPHEVPLRDRANIYGVISLPVTWDKE; this is encoded by the coding sequence ATGCCGCACGAACCGACACCCGCCGGAACCCCCGCCGAGGGTGCCAACGCCGAAGAACTGCCCGTCCTGCCCACCGACCGCCGCACCGGCTGTCCCTTCGACCCGCCCGCCGAACTCACCGCGCTGAGCGACGAGCCGCTGCGTCGCCTGCGCTACGTCGACGGGCACACCGGCTGGCTGGTCACCGGGCACGCCGCGGCCCGCGCCGTCCTGTCCGACCCGCGCTTCAGCGCCCGCTACGAACTCCTGCACCTGCCGCTGCCGATGCCGGGCATGGAGGCGGGGGCGGAGATGGTACCGGCACCGGTCGGTGACTTCCTCGGCCTCGACGCCCCCGAGCACACCCGCTTCCGGCGGCTGCTCACCGGCAAGTTCACGGTCCGCCGGATGCGGCAACTCGCCGAGCGTGTAGAGCAGTTCACGGACGAGTGCCTGGACGCCATGGAGCAGTCCGGCCCCACCGTCGACCTGGTGGAGACGTTCGCCCGGCCGATACCCGCGCTCGTCATCTGCGAACTGCTCGGCGTGCCGTACGCCGACCGGGACCGCTTCCAGGGCCACGTGGCGACCCTCTTCGACCAGGCCGCCGACGTGACGGCGAAGGGCGAGGCGTTCGAGGCCGTCGGCCGGTTCATGGGGGAACTCGTGGCCGCCAAGCGCGCCGAACCCACCGACGACCTGCTCAGTGATCTGACCACCTCCGACCTCACGGAGGAGGAGCTGATCGGAGTCGGCGGGGTGCTCCTGGCCGCCGGACTCGACACCACCGCGAACATGCTCGGCCTCGGGACCTTCGCCCTCCTGAGCAACCCCGACCAACTGTCGGCCCTGAGCGCCGACCCGGGCCTCGCGGAGCAGACCGTCGAGGAACTGCTGCGCTACCTCAGCGTGGCCGACCCCATCCTGCGCTCCGCCCTCGAAGACGTCGAGGTGGAAGGCCGGTTGATCAAGGCCGGTGAGACGGTGACGGTGTCCGTCCAGGCCGCCAACCGCGACCCGGGCAAGTTCCCCGGCCCCGACCGGCTCGACATCCACCGCAAGGCCACCGGGCACCTCGCCTTCGGCCACGGCGCCCACCAGTGCCTCGGCCAGCAGCTCGCCCGCGTCGAGATGGCCGTCGCGTTCCCGGCGCTCCTCGCCCGCTTCCCCACCCTGCGCCTCGCGGTGCCGCCGCACGAGGTGCCGCTGCGCGACCGCGCCAACATCTACGGCGTGATCAGCCTGCCCGTCACCTGGGACAAGGAGTAG
- a CDS encoding ABC transporter permease, with product MATLSYAVRDSRTMLRRNLKKALRYPSLTLTVVIMPVMMLLLFNYAFGTALGSGIGASAAGGGEYIDYLAPGIILMAATSGALTTAISVCMDKTEGIVNRFRTMPVSRASFLTGHVVGSLIQTMISIGLVTAVALLVGFRPDATPVEWLTALGLLALLTLALTWLAAGIGLVAKNPETASNIPMPLTFLPFLGSAIVPTDSMPAALRWFAEYQPFTPVIDTLRGLWLGTEIGGSAVAALAWCAGLTLVGYVWARRTFKSGAKR from the coding sequence ATGGCCACCCTGTCCTACGCGGTCCGGGACTCCAGGACGATGCTGCGCCGCAACCTCAAGAAGGCGCTGCGCTACCCGTCCCTGACACTCACCGTCGTCATCATGCCCGTCATGATGCTGCTGCTGTTCAACTACGCCTTCGGCACCGCCCTGGGCAGCGGCATCGGGGCGTCGGCCGCCGGGGGCGGCGAGTACATCGACTACCTCGCGCCCGGCATCATCCTGATGGCCGCCACGTCCGGCGCCCTGACCACCGCGATCAGCGTCTGCATGGACAAGACCGAAGGCATCGTCAACCGCTTCCGTACGATGCCGGTCTCCCGCGCCTCGTTCCTGACCGGCCATGTCGTCGGCAGCCTGATCCAGACGATGATCAGCATCGGCCTCGTGACCGCCGTGGCGCTCCTGGTGGGCTTCCGCCCCGACGCCACGCCCGTCGAATGGCTCACCGCCCTCGGCCTGCTCGCCCTGCTCACCCTGGCGCTGACCTGGCTCGCCGCCGGTATCGGCCTGGTCGCCAAGAACCCCGAGACGGCCAGCAACATCCCGATGCCGCTGACGTTCCTGCCGTTCCTCGGCAGCGCCATCGTGCCGACCGATTCGATGCCGGCCGCCCTGCGCTGGTTCGCCGAGTACCAGCCCTTCACGCCGGTCATCGACACGCTGCGCGGCCTGTGGCTCGGCACGGAGATCGGCGGCAGCGCGGTCGCCGCCCTCGCCTGGTGCGCCGGCCTCACCCTGGTCGGCTACGTCTGGGCGCGCCGCACCTTCAAGTCCGGGGCCAAGCGCTGA
- a CDS encoding ATP-binding cassette domain-containing protein, with translation MTVTRTSAPTAVDTTAPAITATGLRKSYGDKLVLDGIDLNIAEGTVFALLGPNGAGKTTTVEILSTLIDADAGDAWVAGRHLTRAADAVRSAIGVTGQFSAVDNLLTAEENLLLMADLHHLDRREGKRRARDLLRRFDLSEVAGKTAATFSGGMRRKLDLAMTLVGEPRIIFLDEPTTGLDPRSRRTMWEIIRGLVADEGVTIFLTTQYLEEADQLADRIAVLDHGKLIAEGTADELKQRIPGGHIRVRFADALALDTAAGLFGPATRDEEALTLQIPGDSSVTTLRAVLDTLETTAVRAESLTVHTPDLDDVFLTLTGQPRPAAPTKENV, from the coding sequence ATGACCGTCACCCGGACCTCCGCGCCGACCGCCGTGGACACCACGGCACCGGCGATCACCGCCACCGGACTGCGCAAGTCCTACGGCGACAAGCTCGTGCTCGACGGCATCGACCTGAACATCGCGGAGGGCACCGTCTTCGCCTTGCTCGGGCCCAACGGCGCCGGCAAGACCACCACCGTGGAGATCCTGTCCACGCTCATCGACGCGGACGCGGGCGACGCCTGGGTCGCGGGCCGCCATCTGACCCGGGCCGCCGACGCGGTGCGCTCCGCGATCGGCGTCACCGGCCAGTTCTCGGCCGTCGACAACCTGCTGACCGCCGAGGAGAACCTCCTTCTGATGGCGGACCTGCACCACCTCGACCGGCGCGAGGGCAAGCGGCGGGCCAGGGACCTGCTGCGCCGCTTCGACCTGTCCGAGGTGGCGGGCAAGACCGCCGCCACCTTCTCCGGCGGGATGCGGCGCAAGCTGGACCTGGCGATGACCCTGGTCGGCGAGCCGCGGATCATCTTCCTCGACGAGCCCACCACCGGGCTCGACCCGCGCAGCCGCCGCACCATGTGGGAGATCATCCGCGGCCTGGTCGCCGACGAGGGCGTGACCATCTTCCTCACCACCCAGTACCTCGAAGAGGCCGACCAGCTCGCGGACCGCATCGCCGTACTGGACCACGGCAAGCTGATCGCCGAGGGCACCGCCGACGAGCTGAAGCAGCGCATCCCCGGCGGCCACATCCGGGTGCGGTTCGCCGACGCCCTGGCCCTGGACACCGCCGCGGGTCTCTTCGGCCCCGCCACGCGCGACGAGGAAGCCCTCACCCTCCAGATCCCCGGCGACAGCTCCGTCACCACCCTGCGAGCCGTGCTGGACACCCTGGAGACCACCGCCGTACGGGCCGAGTCGCTCACCGTGCACACCCCCGACCTGGACGACGTCTTCCTGACCCTCACCGGTCAGCCCCGCCCCGCCGCCCCGACCAAGGAGAACGTCTGA
- a CDS encoding thiamine pyrophosphate-binding protein: MPVQIFGTPGAAALPWYEALERADGTRHLMAHHEPDAVHMAAGWARTGGRTGVVVAAPEAGARSGAGLDGLLAGLRTAHADAVPLVCVTGRAAPPGRDGTAVPAVALVRSARPVTKAAVRVEDPARVPQALRAAFRTARAGRPGPVLIDLPYGTAAHDAVLGALDEQNCTRADDGRPHRASHRTRRFMVCGRGGPPGRQVPTAVGVRVALDASGHRDTTVVALAGADQLPYTVGAFGVAARYEVPFVLAVFDPGGRGGGRARELMRTYGCSGHRVDGRGSLRSALAWARKECVTTARPVLLLIAAHAPAEARAAAGTQTLAPPEA, translated from the coding sequence GTGCCCGTCCAGATCTTCGGCACTCCCGGCGCCGCAGCTCTGCCGTGGTACGAAGCGCTGGAACGGGCCGACGGCACACGGCACCTGATGGCCCATCACGAACCGGACGCGGTACACATGGCGGCCGGCTGGGCCCGTACGGGCGGGAGGACCGGCGTCGTCGTCGCGGCCCCGGAGGCCGGTGCCAGATCCGGCGCGGGTCTCGACGGCCTGCTCGCCGGGCTGCGCACGGCCCACGCGGACGCGGTTCCGCTGGTCTGCGTGACCGGCCGGGCCGCGCCGCCCGGCCGGGACGGCACAGCGGTACCGGCCGTCGCCCTCGTCCGGTCGGCCCGGCCGGTGACCAAGGCTGCCGTACGGGTCGAGGACCCGGCCCGGGTGCCGCAGGCTCTCCGCGCGGCCTTCCGGACGGCGCGGGCGGGCCGACCCGGTCCCGTACTGATCGACCTGCCGTACGGAACGGCCGCCCACGACGCCGTGCTCGGCGCGCTGGACGAGCAGAACTGCACGCGAGCCGACGACGGCCGCCCGCACCGGGCTTCGCACCGCACCCGCCGGTTCATGGTGTGCGGACGGGGCGGGCCGCCCGGCCGTCAGGTACCGACCGCGGTCGGCGTGCGGGTGGCATTGGACGCGTCGGGCCACCGGGACACCACGGTTGTCGCGCTCGCCGGAGCGGATCAACTGCCGTACACGGTGGGGGCTTTCGGAGTGGCGGCAAGGTACGAGGTGCCGTTCGTACTGGCCGTGTTCGACCCCGGCGGCCGGGGCGGCGGGCGGGCACGGGAGCTGATGCGGACCTACGGCTGCTCGGGGCACCGGGTGGACGGCCGCGGCAGCCTGCGCTCCGCGCTCGCCTGGGCCCGCAAGGAGTGCGTGACGACCGCACGCCCGGTCCTGCTGCTGATCGCCGCGCACGCCCCGGCCGAAGCGCGCGCCGCAGCAGGCACGCAAACACTCGCCCCACCTGAGGCGTAA
- a CDS encoding catalase, with translation MPKPTTTRRLTTEAGAPIADNQNSATAGVGGPLLLQDQHLLEKLARFNRERIPERVVHARGSGAYGYFEVTDDVTGFTRADFLSAVGRRTDLFIRFSTVADNLGGPDAARDPRGFAVKFYTEEGNYDLVGNNTPVFFIKDPLKFPDFIHSQKRDPFTGKQEPDNVWDFWAHSPEATHQITWLMGDRGIPASYRHMNGYGSHTYQWTNAAGEVFFVKYHFKTNQGIRCLDAAQGAELSGKDPNSHQTDLLQSIERGVYPSWTLYVQIMPAAEAADYRFNPFDLTKVWPHADYPLQRVGRMVLDRNPDNVFAEVEQAAFSPNNFVPGIGPSPDKMLQGRLFAYADAHRYRLGVNHTQLPVNAPKATVADNYGRDGLMASNAYDRHAKNYEPNSCSGPVQSDQPLSAPLALTGHTGTHAAPAHAKDDDFFQAGELYRLMSEDEKNRLVANIAGGLAQVSRDDVVEKNLAHFHAADSEYGKRVEAALHALRED, from the coding sequence ATGCCGAAGCCCACGACGACGCGCCGTCTCACCACGGAGGCCGGCGCTCCGATCGCCGACAACCAGAACTCCGCCACCGCCGGCGTCGGTGGCCCGCTGCTCCTCCAGGACCAGCACCTCCTGGAGAAGCTCGCCCGCTTCAACCGCGAGCGCATCCCGGAGCGCGTCGTGCACGCCCGTGGCTCCGGCGCGTACGGGTACTTCGAAGTGACCGACGACGTCACCGGGTTCACCCGGGCCGACTTCCTGAGCGCGGTGGGCCGGCGCACCGACCTGTTCATCCGCTTCTCGACCGTCGCCGACAACCTCGGCGGCCCGGACGCCGCCCGCGACCCGCGCGGCTTCGCGGTCAAGTTCTACACCGAGGAGGGCAATTACGACCTCGTCGGCAACAACACCCCGGTCTTCTTCATCAAGGACCCGCTGAAGTTCCCGGACTTCATCCACTCGCAGAAGCGCGACCCGTTCACCGGCAAGCAGGAGCCGGACAACGTCTGGGACTTCTGGGCCCACTCACCCGAGGCCACCCACCAGATCACCTGGCTGATGGGCGACCGCGGCATCCCGGCCTCCTACCGGCACATGAACGGCTACGGCTCGCACACCTACCAGTGGACGAACGCCGCCGGCGAGGTCTTCTTCGTCAAGTACCACTTCAAGACCAACCAGGGAATCCGCTGCCTGGACGCCGCCCAGGGCGCCGAGCTGTCCGGCAAGGACCCCAACAGCCACCAGACCGACCTGCTCCAGTCCATCGAGCGCGGCGTGTACCCGTCCTGGACGCTGTACGTGCAGATCATGCCGGCGGCCGAGGCGGCGGACTACCGCTTCAACCCGTTCGACCTGACCAAGGTGTGGCCGCACGCCGACTACCCGCTCCAGCGCGTCGGCCGGATGGTGCTCGACCGCAACCCGGACAACGTCTTCGCCGAGGTCGAGCAGGCCGCGTTCTCGCCCAACAACTTCGTGCCCGGCATCGGCCCGTCCCCGGACAAGATGCTCCAGGGCCGGCTCTTCGCCTACGCCGACGCGCACCGCTACCGGCTGGGCGTCAACCACACCCAACTGCCGGTCAACGCGCCGAAGGCGACCGTGGCGGACAACTACGGGCGGGACGGCCTGATGGCGTCCAACGCCTACGACCGGCACGCCAAGAACTACGAGCCCAACTCCTGCTCCGGCCCCGTGCAGTCGGACCAGCCGCTGTCCGCGCCGCTCGCGCTCACCGGCCACACCGGCACCCACGCGGCCCCGGCGCACGCCAAGGACGACGACTTCTTCCAGGCCGGCGAGCTGTACCGGCTGATGTCGGAGGACGAGAAGAACCGCCTGGTGGCGAACATCGCCGGGGGCCTGGCGCAGGTCTCCCGGGACGACGTGGTCGAGAAGAACCTCGCCCACTTCCACGCGGCCGACTCGGAGTACGGCAAGCGCGTCGAAGCCGCGCTGCACGCGCTGCGCGAGGACTGA
- the uraD gene encoding 2-oxo-4-hydroxy-4-carboxy-5-ureidoimidazoline decarboxylase → MSSNPTPGLARFNAAADRTARAALREACASEAWGSRLLERRPYPSTDALFAASDAAMAELTAADLAEAMAGHPPIGRPTPGDATSSREQRGMAAAGDDLKAEMLELNLAYQEKFGHVFLICATGRTGEELRDAARNRLDNTPEQEREIVRTELGKINRIRLGRLVEDAADPADAAEGARP, encoded by the coding sequence GTGTCTTCGAATCCGACGCCGGGTCTCGCCCGGTTCAACGCCGCAGCCGACCGTACGGCCCGTGCCGCACTGCGCGAGGCGTGCGCCAGCGAGGCGTGGGGGAGCCGGCTCCTCGAACGTCGCCCGTACCCCAGCACCGACGCCCTGTTCGCCGCCAGCGACGCCGCCATGGCCGAGCTGACCGCGGCGGACCTGGCCGAGGCGATGGCCGGGCACCCGCCCATCGGCCGGCCCACGCCGGGTGACGCGACCTCCTCCCGCGAACAGCGGGGGATGGCGGCGGCCGGGGACGACCTCAAGGCGGAGATGCTCGAACTGAACCTCGCCTATCAGGAGAAGTTCGGACACGTCTTCCTGATCTGCGCCACCGGCCGCACCGGTGAGGAGCTGCGGGACGCCGCCCGTAACCGGCTGGACAACACGCCGGAACAAGAACGCGAGATCGTCCGTACCGAACTGGGCAAGATCAATCGCATCCGGCTGGGCCGCCTCGTCGAGGACGCGG
- a CDS encoding ferredoxin produces MCALTAPGVFDQDDEEGLVVLLDAAPAPGHRAAARMAAGLCPAGAIALAPVEATGS; encoded by the coding sequence ATGTGCGCCCTGACGGCGCCCGGAGTCTTCGACCAGGACGACGAGGAGGGCCTGGTGGTCCTTCTGGACGCCGCCCCGGCCCCCGGACACCGGGCCGCCGCCCGGATGGCCGCCGGCCTCTGTCCCGCCGGAGCCATCGCCCTCGCCCCCGTGGAGGCCACCGGATCGTAG
- a CDS encoding DUF4097 family beta strand repeat-containing protein, which translates to MPEFETPEPIIATLELYCGSARITAGKRTDTVVEVLPRNGADDDDVRAVQQTQVTCSGGRLTVKTPKKRSLFGKPGAVEVSVELPAGSEIRGTTGLGHFRCEGRFGDVTLKTSLGDLHVDEVTGGSLKTDLGDIRLDRSAGDIEITGAGRIEVGTVAGTATVKNGNGATRIAEVAGDLRTSAANGDISVGTARGSIGAKCANGRIDVDVALAGVDASSASGGIRVGDVVRGRIDLRTSVGDLVVGIHEGTAAWLDLNTKYGAVRNELGSAAGPADSDETVEVHARTATGDVVIRRA; encoded by the coding sequence ATGCCTGAGTTCGAGACCCCCGAACCGATCATCGCCACCCTGGAGCTGTACTGCGGCTCCGCCCGCATCACCGCGGGCAAGCGCACCGACACGGTCGTCGAGGTGCTGCCGCGCAACGGAGCCGACGACGATGACGTACGCGCCGTGCAGCAGACCCAGGTCACCTGCTCCGGCGGCCGCCTCACGGTCAAGACCCCCAAGAAGCGGTCGCTGTTCGGCAAGCCGGGCGCCGTCGAGGTGAGCGTCGAACTGCCCGCGGGCTCCGAGATCCGGGGCACCACGGGCCTGGGCCACTTCCGCTGCGAAGGCCGCTTCGGGGACGTCACGCTCAAGACCTCGCTCGGCGACCTCCACGTCGACGAGGTGACCGGCGGCAGCCTCAAGACCGACCTCGGCGACATCCGCCTGGACCGCTCGGCCGGAGACATCGAGATCACCGGCGCGGGCCGGATCGAGGTCGGCACCGTCGCCGGTACGGCGACCGTCAAGAACGGCAACGGCGCGACCAGGATCGCCGAGGTCGCCGGGGACCTGAGGACCAGCGCGGCCAACGGCGACATCTCCGTCGGCACCGCGCGCGGCAGCATCGGCGCCAAGTGCGCCAACGGCCGCATCGACGTCGACGTCGCCCTGGCCGGGGTCGACGCCTCCTCCGCCAGCGGCGGCATCCGCGTCGGCGACGTCGTCCGCGGCCGTATCGACCTGCGCACCTCCGTCGGTGACCTCGTCGTGGGCATCCACGAGGGCACCGCGGCCTGGCTCGACCTGAACACCAAGTACGGCGCGGTACGCAACGAACTCGGCTCCGCCGCCGGCCCCGCGGACTCCGACGAGACCGTCGAGGTGCACGCCCGCACCGCGACCGGCGACGTCGTCATCCGCCGCGCCTGA
- a CDS encoding helix-turn-helix domain-containing protein, whose product MTEPADHPFVQAVKPLVDAMGAEMVAPEQARGDDVVLAWEGQDRVAVRLPHLSESLDHLLAELERRHGVPLSDLDRRTKQSVVRVLEARGAFSVRHGVETVAGALGVSRFTVYNYLNRDNAAKGAD is encoded by the coding sequence GTGACCGAGCCCGCCGACCACCCGTTCGTCCAGGCGGTGAAGCCGCTGGTGGACGCCATGGGCGCGGAGATGGTCGCGCCGGAGCAGGCGCGGGGTGACGATGTCGTCCTGGCCTGGGAGGGGCAGGACCGGGTCGCGGTACGGCTGCCGCACCTGTCCGAGTCGCTGGACCACCTCCTCGCCGAGCTGGAGCGCCGGCACGGGGTGCCGCTCAGCGATCTGGACCGCCGCACCAAGCAGTCGGTGGTGCGCGTCCTGGAGGCGCGGGGCGCGTTCTCCGTACGCCACGGGGTCGAGACGGTCGCCGGCGCGCTGGGCGTCAGCCGCTTCACCGTCTACAACTACCTGAACAGGGACAACGCGGCGAAGGGTGCCGACTGA
- a CDS encoding 2-hydroxy-3-oxopropionate reductase, producing MSTLPKIAWIGLGIMGAPMAENLIKAGYPVTGHTLEQDKLDRLAAAGGTPAASIAEAVREADVVVTMVPASPQVEAIAYGPDGILENARRGALLIDMSSITPQTSVDLAAAAAGKGIRVLDAPVSGGEAGAVEAVLSIMIGGTQEDFDAAYPLFEALGKTIVRCGPHGSGQTVKAANQLIVAVNIQACAEAVVFLEKSGVDLSAALDVLNGGLAGSTVLTRKKDNFLNRDFAPGFRIDLHHKDMGIVTDAARAVGAALPTGTLVASLVAALRAQGDGGLDHSALLRGVERLSGHTTG from the coding sequence ATGAGCACTCTTCCGAAGATCGCGTGGATCGGGCTGGGCATCATGGGCGCGCCCATGGCCGAGAACCTGATCAAGGCCGGTTACCCGGTCACCGGCCACACCCTCGAACAGGACAAGCTCGACCGGCTCGCCGCCGCCGGCGGCACCCCCGCCGCCTCGATAGCCGAGGCGGTCCGCGAGGCGGACGTCGTCGTCACCATGGTGCCCGCCTCCCCCCAGGTCGAGGCCATCGCCTACGGCCCCGACGGCATCCTGGAGAACGCCCGGCGCGGGGCGCTGCTGATCGACATGTCCTCGATCACCCCGCAGACCTCCGTCGACCTGGCCGCCGCCGCGGCCGGCAAGGGGATCCGGGTGCTGGACGCCCCGGTCTCCGGCGGCGAGGCCGGTGCCGTCGAGGCCGTCCTGTCCATCATGATCGGCGGCACCCAGGAGGACTTCGACGCCGCCTACCCGCTGTTCGAGGCGCTCGGCAAGACCATCGTGCGCTGCGGTCCGCACGGCTCCGGGCAGACCGTCAAGGCGGCCAACCAACTCATCGTCGCCGTCAACATCCAGGCGTGCGCCGAAGCCGTCGTCTTCCTGGAGAAGTCCGGCGTCGACCTGTCCGCCGCCCTCGACGTCCTCAACGGCGGGCTGGCCGGCTCGACCGTGCTGACCCGTAAGAAGGACAACTTCCTGAACCGCGACTTCGCGCCGGGTTTCCGCATCGACCTGCACCACAAGGACATGGGCATCGTCACCGACGCCGCCCGCGCCGTCGGTGCCGCGCTGCCCACCGGCACGCTCGTCGCCTCCCTCGTGGCCGCCCTGCGCGCCCAGGGTGACGGCGGTCTCGACCACTCCGCCCTCCTGCGCGGCGTCGAGCGTCTCTCCGGCCACACCACCGGCTGA
- a CDS encoding TIM barrel protein — MGFSDARFNVNLSILFTELPLLERPAAAAAAGFGAVELWWPWVDAPVPEQRELDALRDALRDAGTHLVGLNFYAGQLPGPDRGALSVPGEESERFRANVDVAADFAQSLGCTALNALYGNRVQGVDPAAQDALALENLTLAARAAHRVGATLLIEALNAPESPDCPIVSAPKAIELVDAVNAATGLDNARFLMDLYHLSMNGEDLEEVIDRYTGRTGHVQIADNPGRGAPGTGTLPFEDLLDRLRKNGYAGWTGLEYKPGDTPSAGAFAWLPRPLRAAAR, encoded by the coding sequence ATGGGCTTCTCGGACGCGCGTTTCAACGTCAATCTGTCGATCCTGTTCACCGAGCTGCCGCTGCTGGAACGCCCGGCGGCCGCCGCGGCCGCCGGATTCGGCGCGGTGGAGCTGTGGTGGCCGTGGGTGGACGCCCCGGTGCCCGAGCAGCGGGAGCTGGACGCGCTGCGCGACGCCCTGCGCGACGCGGGCACCCACCTGGTCGGACTGAACTTCTACGCCGGACAGCTCCCAGGACCCGACCGCGGCGCCCTGTCCGTCCCCGGGGAGGAGTCCGAGCGCTTCCGGGCCAACGTGGACGTGGCCGCGGACTTCGCGCAGTCGCTGGGCTGCACCGCGCTCAACGCCCTGTACGGCAACCGCGTCCAGGGCGTGGACCCGGCCGCCCAGGACGCCCTGGCGCTGGAGAACCTGACGCTGGCCGCCCGCGCCGCGCACCGGGTGGGCGCCACGCTGCTGATCGAGGCGCTGAACGCGCCGGAGTCGCCCGACTGCCCGATCGTCTCGGCGCCCAAGGCGATCGAGCTGGTGGACGCGGTCAACGCGGCCACCGGCCTGGACAACGCCCGGTTCCTGATGGACCTGTACCACCTGTCGATGAACGGCGAGGACCTGGAGGAGGTCATCGACCGGTACACCGGCAGGACCGGCCACGTCCAGATCGCCGACAACCCCGGCCGCGGCGCCCCCGGCACCGGCACCCTCCCCTTCGAAGACCTTCTGGACCGGCTGCGCAAGAACGGCTACGCCGGCTGGACCGGCCTGGAGTACAAGCCCGGCGACACCCCCAGCGCCGGCGCGTTCGCCTGGCTGCCCCGCCCGCTGCGCGCCGCCGCCCGCTGA